TTCATTAATAGCTAATTTTGGATCTGTATTATTATAAAGCACATCATATATTTTTGAGGCTATTGGCATATCTAATTTATTATTTTCTATAATTAAATTTAATGCTTGAATTGTGTATATCCCTTCAGCTACCATATGCATTGATGAAAGAATTGATTTTAAATTTTTTCCTTTTCCAATTAATTCTCCAACATGTCTATTTCTTGAATGTAATGAATTGCAAGTTACCATTAAATCACCTATACCAGCTAATCCATATATTGTGTCTTCTTTTGCATTATTTAAGCTCATATATCTTTTCATTTCTACCATAGCTCTGGTGATTAAAGCTGCTTTAGTATTATCCCAACCACCTATTCCGTCTATTACTCCCGCAGCTATTGCATAAACATTTTTTAATGCCCCAGATATTTCTACACCTTTTACATCAATATTTGTATATATTCTAAGTGATATATTTGAAAAATTTTGTTGAACTATTTCTGCAATTTTTAAATCTTTACTTGCAGCTACTATACCAGTTGGGACATCTTTTGCCACTTCTTCTGCATGAGAAGGTCCACTTAAACAAACATATTTATTAGTATTTAGAATTTCATAAACTATTTCTGATATTCTTTTTCCAGTTTTTATTTCTATACCCTTTGATAAATTAACTATTATTTGATTATTATAATTTTGTTTTATATTTTCTAATACTTCTCTAACAGCTTGTGAGGGTATAGCTATTACTATTATTTCAGATTGTTTTATACATTTATTTATTTCACTAAAAGTTTTTATATTTCTTGGAATATTTATACCTGGTAAATAATAAGGGTTTTGACCATTGTTTATATATTGCAAAACTTCTTTTTCCCTATTCCAAATACTTATTTCATGACCATTGATGGATAACAGTCTTGCCATTGCAGTACCCCAACTTCCAGCACCGATGACAGCTATTTTCATTTAGATCACTCTCCTAAATATTTTGCTATTGTTTCAATAGCATATTTTACAGATGGTGTTCTATATGGTGATGTCATACTATCTAATTTTATCAGCCATTCATCTTCTCTTTTTGTAACAGTTACAAAAAATTCTTGAGTATAATTATTATCTGAAGCTAATGTTTTTATTAAATATTTATTATTTTTATTATCGTAATAACTTTCCCTTATTATAACTTTTTTCATATCTTCTTCAAAAATATTATCCGATATTTCTTCTATTTTTTTTATATTTATTTTTTTTATTTTTTTATGTGGCATATTATCCTCTCCAATAAAATATCTTTCAATTGGTGAATAATTTACTTTTTTTATTTTAAGTAAATATTTATTTCTACCTTCATCATCCCATTTTTTTTCATATCTAGTTTTAAATTCTCTATCAAAATTTTTTATTATTTCTTCAACTTCAAATCTCTCATCTTTTTTAAAATTTTCATAAACTTCTTCAGCATACCAATCAACATCTGTTGCTAAATGCATTTCAGAATTATCTTTTAAAATAGCTGATAACGTATCTCTAAAATTTTTTACAAATATTCTTCTATTTTCATGTCTCTTTTTAGGCCATGGACAAGGGAAATTAACATAAACCCTACTTACAGATTTATCTTTAAATAATTCTGGTATTAAAACTCTTGCATCACCTCTTATAATTCTAACATTAATTAAGTTTTTTTCAAAAAATTTTTTTTGGGCTCTTTCACATGATAATAAAGAAGTTTCAAAGCCAATATAATTTTCTTCTGGATTTTTAGAGGCTAAATAAGCTAAGAATTCGCCACCACCAAACCCAATTTCTATATTTAACTTTCTTTTATTTCCAAATTCTTTTTCCCAATTAAAAGGATAAGTAATTATATTTTGTGAAAAAATTTCATATTTCAAACTTGCTACGTTCATTTTTAACCTCCTGTTCTCAAAAAAAATCCCCGGTTTTACCGGGGTAATTTTTATTATTC
This genomic interval from Oceanotoga teriensis contains the following:
- the trmB gene encoding tRNA (guanosine(46)-N7)-methyltransferase TrmB, whose protein sequence is MNVASLKYEIFSQNIITYPFNWEKEFGNKRKLNIEIGFGGGEFLAYLASKNPEENYIGFETSLLSCERAQKKFFEKNLINVRIIRGDARVLIPELFKDKSVSRVYVNFPCPWPKKRHENRRIFVKNFRDTLSAILKDNSEMHLATDVDWYAEEVYENFKKDERFEVEEIIKNFDREFKTRYEKKWDDEGRNKYLLKIKKVNYSPIERYFIGEDNMPHKKIKKINIKKIEEISDNIFEEDMKKVIIRESYYDNKNNKYLIKTLASDNNYTQEFFVTVTKREDEWLIKLDSMTSPYRTPSVKYAIETIAKYLGE
- a CDS encoding NAD(P)H-dependent glycerol-3-phosphate dehydrogenase; this translates as MKIAVIGAGSWGTAMARLLSINGHEISIWNREKEVLQYINNGQNPYYLPGINIPRNIKTFSEINKCIKQSEIIVIAIPSQAVREVLENIKQNYNNQIIVNLSKGIEIKTGKRISEIVYEILNTNKYVCLSGPSHAEEVAKDVPTGIVAASKDLKIAEIVQQNFSNISLRIYTNIDVKGVEISGALKNVYAIAAGVIDGIGGWDNTKAALITRAMVEMKRYMSLNNAKEDTIYGLAGIGDLMVTCNSLHSRNRHVGELIGKGKNLKSILSSMHMVAEGIYTIQALNLIIENNKLDMPIASKIYDVLYNNTDPKLAINELMNRELKSE